The following are encoded in a window of Halosolutus halophilus genomic DNA:
- a CDS encoding cupin domain-containing protein: MEHVSIDEIDPEPYENAWQSDRRALSDPLNATNLAITRYALEPGERFSGSVHAHADQEEVFVVLEGTATFETRAGDVTVEKDEAIRFAPGEFQSGYNDGEADLVALAIGAPRETEDVRIDRIPVLDDRDVACPDCGHDSMRIPDESDSGLVCPACGAELDPE, translated from the coding sequence ATGGAGCACGTCTCGATCGACGAAATCGATCCGGAGCCGTACGAAAACGCGTGGCAGTCCGATCGACGGGCGCTGTCCGACCCGCTGAACGCGACGAACCTTGCGATCACGCGCTACGCCCTCGAACCGGGCGAGCGGTTCAGCGGGTCGGTGCACGCCCACGCGGACCAGGAGGAGGTATTCGTCGTCCTCGAGGGGACGGCGACGTTCGAGACGAGGGCCGGCGACGTCACGGTCGAGAAAGACGAGGCGATCCGGTTCGCTCCCGGCGAGTTCCAGTCGGGATACAACGACGGCGAGGCGGACCTCGTCGCGCTCGCGATCGGCGCGCCCAGGGAGACCGAGGACGTTCGGATCGATCGGATTCCCGTGCTCGACGATCGGGACGTCGCGTGTCCCGACTGCGGACACGATAGTATGCGAATCCCGGACGAGAGCGATTCGGGGCTCGTCTGTCCGGCGTGCGGTGCCGAACTGGATCCGGAGTGA
- a CDS encoding HpcH/HpaI aldolase family protein, with the protein MAPASAPRTNDLRETLEGDEVALGVLESTYSPELVEFYGDLGLEFVWIDLEHAGPSPWDGERMADLLRAADVSGTELLVRLPEPDPGMVRKTLDAGVRNLFVSRIETADDVRRAVEASRFRYDGDPGKRGFANPRASRWGTTDDYVETEDEEIVVGVTIESPAAIENLDEILAVPDLGFVFAGPLDLAVSLGHPGEPTHDEVQGAVAEIREGALDADVPLGGLGFGMDDVNEKADAGYQLLNLGSTTGALQAAVRSWLDEYEG; encoded by the coding sequence ATGGCACCGGCTTCGGCACCACGAACGAACGACCTTCGCGAGACGCTCGAAGGCGACGAGGTTGCACTCGGCGTCCTCGAGAGCACGTACAGTCCGGAACTCGTCGAGTTCTACGGCGACCTCGGCCTCGAGTTCGTCTGGATCGACCTCGAACACGCTGGCCCGAGTCCGTGGGACGGCGAGCGAATGGCCGACCTCCTGCGGGCGGCGGACGTCTCCGGCACCGAACTCCTCGTCCGACTGCCGGAACCCGATCCCGGCATGGTCCGGAAGACGCTGGATGCCGGCGTCCGGAATCTCTTCGTCTCGCGGATCGAGACCGCGGACGACGTTCGACGGGCCGTCGAGGCGTCACGGTTCCGGTACGACGGCGACCCCGGAAAACGCGGCTTCGCCAATCCCCGCGCGAGCCGATGGGGAACGACCGACGATTACGTCGAGACGGAGGACGAGGAGATCGTCGTCGGCGTCACGATCGAGTCCCCCGCGGCGATCGAGAACCTCGACGAGATCCTGGCCGTGCCGGACCTCGGGTTCGTGTTCGCCGGCCCGCTCGATCTGGCCGTCTCGCTCGGTCACCCCGGCGAACCGACCCACGACGAGGTACAGGGCGCGGTCGCCGAGATTCGGGAGGGTGCGCTCGACGCCGACGTCCCCCTTGGCGGACTCGGATTCGGTATGGACGACGTCAACGAGAAAGCCGACGCGGGGTACCAGCTCCTGAACCTCGGGAGCACGACCGGCGCGCTGCAGGCTGCGGTCCGATCGTGGCTCGACGAGTACGAGGGGTAG
- a CDS encoding DUF393 domain-containing protein, translating into MIEPTLVYDDDCGFCTWWAEYVDDRTDVRIVGFSDLTPELREHLPEYYEECAHLVTDERVYSCGASIEEALRRYDSGGPVGDTIEFLRNFEDYRRLREGAYRLVADNRDLFGRVLSRTPAAQRPSREDR; encoded by the coding sequence ATGATCGAGCCGACCCTCGTCTACGACGACGACTGCGGCTTCTGTACGTGGTGGGCCGAGTACGTCGACGATCGGACGGACGTTCGAATCGTCGGGTTCAGCGATCTCACGCCCGAGTTGCGCGAGCACCTGCCGGAGTACTACGAGGAGTGTGCACACCTCGTGACCGACGAGCGGGTGTACTCCTGCGGGGCGTCGATCGAAGAAGCGCTCCGCCGATACGACAGCGGTGGCCCCGTCGGCGACACCATCGAATTCCTGCGGAACTTCGAGGACTACAGGCGCCTCCGCGAGGGGGCGTACCGGCTCGTCGCGGACAACCGCGACCTGTTCGGCCGGGTCCTCTCGCGGACGCCGGCGGCCCAGCGCCCGTCGCGGGAGGACCGCTGA
- a CDS encoding class I SAM-dependent methyltransferase encodes MDRFRNTGQPDWDWWGRLWPTPGETLRRLGVAAGDSLVEIGSGNGYFALPAARITDPAPVYALDLDETLLAELETIADQQRIENVVPVRGDARSLASHLPEPMDVCLLANAFHGIEDPTAFVEQVCTALETAGSFVVINWLPLPRTETTVAGDPRGPPTELRLSPAETRTLVDDAADFDRTRRVDLPPYHYGLVFER; translated from the coding sequence ATGGATCGCTTTCGAAACACGGGACAGCCGGACTGGGACTGGTGGGGACGGCTCTGGCCGACGCCTGGCGAAACGCTCCGGCGACTCGGGGTCGCGGCCGGTGACTCGCTCGTCGAAATCGGGAGCGGGAACGGCTACTTCGCGCTCCCGGCCGCCCGGATCACCGACCCCGCCCCGGTATACGCCCTCGACCTCGACGAAACCCTGCTCGCGGAACTCGAGACAATCGCCGACCAGCAGCGGATCGAAAACGTCGTTCCCGTCCGCGGCGACGCCCGATCGCTCGCATCCCACCTGCCGGAACCGATGGACGTCTGCCTGCTCGCGAACGCGTTCCACGGGATCGAGGACCCGACGGCGTTCGTCGAACAGGTGTGTACCGCGCTCGAGACCGCCGGGTCCTTCGTCGTGATCAACTGGTTGCCGCTCCCGAGAACGGAGACGACGGTCGCCGGCGATCCGCGAGGACCGCCGACCGAACTCCGACTCTCGCCCGCCGAAACGCGGACACTCGTCGACGACGCCGCCGACTTCGATCGGACGCGGCGGGTCGATCTGCCACCGTACCACTACGGACTCGTCTTCGAGCGATAG
- a CDS encoding MFS transporter, with protein sequence MNDDRLQFWALYLARFAEGFGFITLITLLPYYINTLEPTGTTILGLTISAGLVVGLYTTGFTLAQTAAVVPIAWAGDRFDKRTVLLVVLGIGIGVYGLFPVVDSSLSFIAIRALQGVAVTGSGLMSLSLVGQLAAGGTRANYIGKANAASFAASIGGSLSAGTLYEAFGFGPIFAIIVCLLLVAWLGTLRYLEADETRIPGFPFADLALNRRILTLSSFRFQYAFSVTLVRTWVPIFAGVAAAQGGLAYGGLAVALTVVAEKFTNMCCQPFTGRLSDGYGRALFVFAGGGAYGLIALFVPLSPAIGAALGSPSELVVTVPTVLAGAALPAWLPAGTVPAQVTLFGAVSPAFLPLVALSGLLGIADSFREPASMALFADEGTDDGGVASSFGIRELVWRPGSVIAPLLGGWLMYEVNMASVFYVGGAFALTGVGSFLAILVWFHGTNALTEW encoded by the coding sequence GTGAACGACGATCGACTGCAGTTCTGGGCCCTCTATCTCGCCCGCTTCGCGGAGGGGTTCGGGTTCATCACGCTGATCACGCTGCTGCCGTACTACATCAATACGCTCGAACCGACCGGAACGACGATCCTCGGCCTGACGATCAGCGCCGGACTCGTCGTCGGACTGTACACGACGGGGTTCACGCTCGCCCAGACGGCCGCCGTCGTCCCGATCGCGTGGGCGGGAGACCGCTTCGACAAACGAACTGTCTTGCTCGTCGTCCTCGGGATCGGAATCGGCGTCTACGGGCTGTTCCCGGTCGTCGATTCGAGTCTCTCGTTCATCGCGATCCGCGCACTGCAAGGGGTCGCCGTCACCGGTTCCGGGCTGATGTCGCTGTCGCTCGTCGGTCAACTCGCCGCGGGGGGCACGCGAGCGAACTACATCGGCAAGGCGAACGCGGCGAGTTTCGCCGCGTCGATCGGCGGGAGTCTCAGCGCGGGGACGCTCTACGAGGCGTTCGGGTTCGGCCCGATCTTCGCGATCATCGTCTGCCTGCTGCTCGTCGCGTGGCTCGGCACGCTCCGCTACCTCGAGGCCGACGAGACGCGCATCCCCGGTTTCCCGTTCGCCGACCTCGCGCTCAACCGGCGCATCCTCACCCTCTCGAGCTTTCGCTTCCAGTACGCGTTTTCGGTCACGCTGGTTCGAACGTGGGTACCGATCTTCGCCGGCGTCGCCGCCGCGCAGGGCGGGCTGGCCTACGGTGGCCTCGCGGTCGCGCTTACCGTCGTCGCCGAGAAGTTCACCAACATGTGCTGCCAGCCGTTCACGGGCCGACTCTCCGACGGGTACGGACGAGCACTGTTCGTCTTCGCGGGCGGAGGAGCGTACGGACTGATCGCGCTGTTCGTTCCCCTCTCGCCGGCGATCGGAGCGGCGCTCGGGTCGCCGTCCGAACTCGTCGTGACGGTTCCGACGGTGCTCGCGGGCGCGGCGCTGCCGGCGTGGCTACCAGCCGGAACGGTCCCGGCGCAGGTCACGCTGTTCGGTGCGGTTTCGCCGGCGTTCCTGCCGCTCGTCGCCCTCTCGGGGCTGCTGGGAATCGCGGACAGTTTCCGCGAGCCGGCGAGCATGGCGCTGTTCGCCGACGAAGGAACCGACGACGGAGGCGTCGCCTCGAGTTTCGGCATTCGCGAACTCGTCTGGCGTCCGGGAAGCGTTATCGCGCCCCTGCTGGGCGGCTGGCTCATGTACGAAGTGAACATGGCATCAGTGTTCTACGTCGGTGGTGCGTTCGCGCTGACCGGCGTCGGGTCGTTCCTCGCCATCCTGGTGTGGTTCCACGGGACGAACGCACTGACGGAGTGGTGA
- a CDS encoding NUDIX hydrolase, giving the protein MDPERLRVLATDGVVFVDGQLLLMQRDHEPYDGDWVLPGGLVERGETARSACEREVAEEVGMDVTADRFVGLYDEPDRDPRGNVSAAFRCAPVAGAEPRPLEEARAVDLFDPEDLPAMGFDHETIVTDALDAAGSDG; this is encoded by the coding sequence ATGGATCCCGAACGGTTGCGAGTCCTGGCGACCGACGGCGTCGTCTTCGTCGACGGGCAACTCCTCCTGATGCAACGCGACCACGAGCCGTACGACGGTGACTGGGTGTTACCGGGTGGACTCGTCGAACGCGGCGAGACCGCCCGGTCCGCGTGTGAACGCGAGGTCGCGGAAGAAGTCGGGATGGACGTCACCGCCGATCGGTTCGTCGGCCTGTACGACGAACCCGATCGGGACCCGAGAGGGAACGTCAGCGCGGCGTTTCGCTGCGCACCGGTCGCCGGTGCCGAGCCACGGCCGCTCGAGGAGGCCCGGGCAGTCGACCTGTTCGATCCCGAAGACCTGCCCGCGATGGGGTTCGATCACGAGACGATCGTCACCGACGCGCTCGATGCGGCGGGAAGCGACGGGTAG